A region from the Tahibacter amnicola genome encodes:
- a CDS encoding amidohydrolase family protein has product MTHRPLALALGLILAVPALAADKEKKAPEWNVNAPHGATKSVKFTTDEGTWMDLDVCPDGRQIVFQLLGDLYLLPIEGGTAKRVTSGASWDVQPRFSPDGKEIAFTSDRAGGNNLWRIRTDGSNAKQVTKENFRLLNNPVWTPDGQYLIGRKHFSSERSLGAGELWLYHTAGGEGLQLTKKKNDQQDLGEPAVSPDGRYVYFSEDVSPGPSFQYNKNPHGTIYAIKRLDRQTGDIVDVVSSPGGAVRPQPSPDGKSLAFVKRVREKSVLHKVDLSTNEVTPLWDGLSHDMQEAWAIFGPYANFAWTPDSRSIVIWAQGKLWRVDAASGKPAAIPFSAAVDQTVAAPLRFEQPLDRDHFAPRMIRDVATSPDGRTVVFHALGHLWTKSLPDGKPQRLATRNDIFEYQPRFNADGSKLLYTTWSDEKQGAIVERDLRSGSERTLTSAPGFYYSPAFSPDGKYVVWSKQSGSSLTGSLNSGETGVYVMAIDSGKPVRVAKEGVETRFSGDSKRVIFLTGGDLKKKISSVGLNGEEPREIFDLKYVDSVSISPDGRWVAFTELFNAYVTPMPQTGGVIELNKDSSAIPVTKVSADVGSYLHWGGDSRSLHWMVGNRYFTRELKDAFAFVPGAPATLPKPESLKGIDLGLTTAVDKPTEVVAFTHARLVTMNGEEVIEDGTLVVEGDTIKALGRNIAVPSNARVVDASGKTIVPGYVDVHAHANHFSTGVVPQANWAYYSNLAFGITTMHDPSATTETVFSQAELVKSGDLVGPRVFSTGTILYGADGDFKAVVNSLDDARAHLRRMKANGAFSVKSYNQPRREQHQQINQAARELGMLVVEEGGSTFNHNLPMILDGATSIEHNIPVAPLYGDVVNLWKQTDVRNTPTLVVTYGGLSGEYWWYARSNIWEDKKLKRFFPRETLEERSVRRETAPEWDYHHIEVAKATKHLRDNGIRIQIGGHGQLQGLAPHWEIWMLTQGGFSNHEALRAATFDGADMLGMSKELGSLTPGKRADLVVLNTNPLENIQATVDTRYVMVNGRLFDVDADMAEVGGKQRPAPTFYWQRHRDGRTFGMEYGPTAPCHCPKGNRRHQH; this is encoded by the coding sequence ATGACGCACCGTCCGTTGGCCCTCGCGCTGGGCCTGATTCTCGCCGTACCCGCCCTGGCCGCCGACAAGGAAAAGAAGGCGCCGGAGTGGAACGTGAACGCCCCGCACGGCGCGACCAAGTCCGTGAAGTTCACCACCGACGAAGGTACCTGGATGGATCTGGACGTCTGTCCCGACGGCCGCCAGATCGTGTTCCAGCTGCTGGGCGACCTGTATCTCCTGCCGATAGAAGGCGGCACGGCCAAGCGCGTCACCAGCGGCGCCTCCTGGGATGTGCAGCCGCGCTTCTCGCCCGACGGCAAGGAGATCGCCTTCACGTCCGATCGCGCCGGCGGCAACAACCTGTGGCGCATCCGCACCGACGGCAGCAACGCCAAGCAGGTGACCAAGGAGAACTTCCGTCTCCTCAACAATCCGGTCTGGACCCCCGACGGCCAGTACCTGATCGGCCGCAAGCATTTCAGCTCCGAACGTTCGCTCGGTGCCGGTGAGCTGTGGCTGTACCACACCGCCGGTGGCGAAGGTCTGCAGCTGACCAAGAAGAAGAATGACCAGCAGGACCTGGGCGAACCGGCAGTCAGTCCGGACGGGCGTTATGTGTATTTCTCGGAAGATGTCTCGCCGGGCCCCTCGTTCCAGTACAACAAGAACCCGCACGGCACGATCTACGCCATCAAGCGGCTGGATCGCCAGACCGGCGATATCGTCGACGTCGTTTCCTCCCCGGGCGGCGCGGTGCGACCGCAGCCCTCGCCAGACGGCAAGTCGCTCGCCTTCGTCAAACGCGTGCGGGAAAAATCCGTTCTACACAAGGTAGACCTTTCCACCAATGAAGTGACGCCACTCTGGGACGGCCTCTCCCACGACATGCAGGAAGCCTGGGCCATCTTCGGACCCTATGCCAACTTCGCCTGGACGCCGGATTCGCGCAGCATCGTCATCTGGGCCCAGGGCAAGCTGTGGCGCGTGGACGCGGCGAGCGGCAAGCCGGCGGCCATTCCGTTCTCTGCGGCAGTGGACCAGACGGTGGCCGCCCCGCTTCGCTTCGAACAACCGCTCGACCGTGACCACTTCGCACCCCGGATGATCCGCGACGTCGCTACGAGTCCCGACGGCAGGACGGTGGTCTTCCACGCGCTGGGGCATCTGTGGACCAAATCCTTGCCGGACGGCAAACCGCAGCGCCTTGCGACGCGCAATGACATCTTCGAATACCAGCCGCGCTTCAACGCCGACGGTTCGAAGTTGCTCTATACGACCTGGTCTGACGAAAAGCAGGGCGCCATCGTCGAGCGCGACCTGCGCTCGGGCAGTGAACGGACGCTCACGAGCGCACCGGGTTTCTACTATTCGCCGGCCTTCTCGCCAGACGGCAAGTACGTTGTGTGGTCCAAGCAATCCGGCAGCTCGCTGACAGGCTCGCTCAACAGCGGCGAGACCGGCGTCTACGTCATGGCGATCGACAGCGGAAAGCCGGTGCGCGTGGCCAAGGAAGGCGTCGAGACGCGCTTTTCCGGCGACAGCAAGCGCGTGATCTTCCTGACCGGCGGCGATCTGAAGAAGAAGATCTCCAGCGTCGGCCTCAATGGTGAGGAGCCGCGCGAGATTTTTGACCTCAAATACGTCGATTCCGTGTCGATCAGTCCCGATGGCCGGTGGGTCGCCTTCACTGAATTGTTCAATGCCTACGTCACGCCCATGCCGCAGACCGGCGGCGTGATCGAGCTGAACAAGGACTCCTCGGCCATTCCGGTGACCAAGGTTTCCGCCGACGTCGGCTCCTACCTGCACTGGGGTGGCGACAGCCGCAGCCTGCACTGGATGGTCGGCAACCGCTATTTCACCCGCGAACTGAAAGACGCTTTCGCGTTCGTGCCGGGCGCGCCGGCCACGCTGCCCAAGCCTGAATCGCTCAAGGGCATTGATCTCGGGTTGACGACAGCCGTCGACAAGCCGACGGAGGTGGTCGCCTTCACCCATGCCCGCCTCGTCACGATGAACGGCGAGGAGGTGATCGAGGACGGTACGCTCGTCGTCGAGGGTGACACGATCAAGGCACTGGGGCGCAATATTGCCGTTCCATCCAATGCGCGCGTGGTCGACGCCAGCGGCAAGACGATCGTGCCGGGCTATGTGGACGTCCATGCGCATGCCAATCACTTCAGCACGGGCGTCGTGCCGCAGGCGAACTGGGCGTATTACAGCAACCTTGCCTTCGGCATCACCACGATGCACGACCCTTCCGCGACGACGGAAACCGTATTTTCCCAGGCGGAACTGGTGAAGAGCGGAGACCTGGTTGGTCCGCGGGTGTTTTCCACCGGCACCATCCTTTATGGCGCCGATGGCGACTTCAAGGCCGTGGTCAATTCGCTGGACGACGCGCGCGCCCACCTGCGACGCATGAAGGCGAACGGCGCATTCAGCGTGAAGAGCTACAACCAGCCTCGCCGCGAACAGCATCAGCAGATCAACCAGGCCGCACGCGAGCTTGGCATGCTGGTTGTCGAGGAAGGCGGTTCGACCTTCAACCACAACCTGCCGATGATTCTCGACGGCGCGACCAGCATCGAGCACAACATCCCCGTCGCGCCGCTGTACGGCGATGTCGTAAACCTGTGGAAGCAGACCGACGTGCGCAATACGCCCACCCTGGTGGTGACTTATGGCGGCCTCTCGGGCGAATACTGGTGGTATGCCCGCAGCAATATCTGGGAAGACAAGAAGCTCAAGCGCTTCTTCCCGCGCGAGACGCTGGAGGAACGCTCGGTACGCCGCGAAACGGCACCGGAATGGGACTATCATCACATCGAAGTCGCCAAGGCGACCAAGCACCTGCGCGACAACGGTATCCGCATCCAGATCGGCGGGCACGGCCAGCTGCAAGGCCTGGCGCCGCACTGGGAAATCTGGATGCTGACCCAGGGCGGCTTCAGCAACCACGAAGCCCTGCGCGCCGCGACGTTCGACGGCGCCGACATGCTCGGCATGTCAAAGGAACTCGGCTCGCTCACCCCCGGCAAGCGCGCTGACCTCGTCGTGCTCAACACCAACCCGCTGGAAAACATCCAGGCCACAGTCGACACGCGCTACGTGATGGTGAACGGCCGCCTGTTCGACGTCGACGCCGACATGGCCGAAGTCGGCGGCAAGCAACGCCCGGCACCGACGTTCTACTGGCAGCGCCACCGCGACGGCCGCACCTTCGGCATGGAATACGGCCCGACGGCGCCCTGCCACTGCCCGAAGGGTAATCGCCGCCACCAGCACTGA